The nucleotide window GTTGTAATGCGCCAGACGAGAAGCCTCGCCAGCGATGCGCTCGAAGATGTCGTTGACGAACGAGTTCATGATGCCCATCGCCTTGGAGGAGATGCCGGTGTCGGGGTGGACCTGCTTCAGCACCTTGTACACGTAGATGGCGTAGCTCTCCTTCCTGGACTTTCTGCGCTTCTTTCCTCCCTTGGCGGCCGTCTTGGTCACGGCTTTCTTGGAGCCCTTCTTGGGCGCGGACTTGGCGGGTTCAGGCATGTTGATCGTCTCAGTTCCGACCTTGAAACAACTGAAAGGCTCCCCGTCACCGCCGCTCCTTTTATACTCGCTGCTATGGAAACAAGCCGACAGCCCTGATTGGTGCGTTCATATTATGGAGGGAAAAGTCACGCCCATTTATCTCCGTCCATTTCCCGCTCATTTTAGACAAAGGCggagttttttttactttatattttatCTAAAATCTATGAAAATCAAGCATTAATTTATTgcttcttcatttatttaatgttgcCTGAGCTTTACAAGCAAGTCGTCTTGTCCTctattttacagtaaataataGAAGCATATCTGCATATTCAATGTATTGTTAATTTAAATCCACATaactttataaaataataagtcCTTGCAAAATATCATACCTGCTTTTTCCATATATTGGTTCTAATGTAGTTTAAAATTCTTCATACCAGCAGTTACAAAGACCATCCAGgtcctctggagacactcagggttttatttcttattaagGGACATAATGGCAGTAAACGGGATGTGAACCTGTGATTACCTTACTTGACTTAGCAGACatcagcaattctcgttcgatttctatacattttgagtttacaaaactaagccctgataaggcctaacagaaaaagaacaggctcggaaattaagtgctagacgaagattTGTTTTAGTTGTTGTGTGTGCtagattcatctgaaatactttttgaacaagtggggtTTAAACGGCTTCTTAAAGGTGGATTACAACCTTTTGGTTATTT belongs to Denticeps clupeoides chromosome 9, fDenClu1.1, whole genome shotgun sequence and includes:
- the LOC114796548 gene encoding histone H2B — its product is MPEPAKSAPKKGSKKAVTKTAAKGGKKRRKSRKESYAIYVYKVLKQVHPDTGISSKAMGIMNSFVNDIFERIAGEASRLAHYNKRSTISSREIQTAVRLLLPGELAKHAVSEGTKAVTKYTSSK